One window of Microbacterium sp. Root61 genomic DNA carries:
- the recQ gene encoding DNA helicase RecQ: MTTATPADPYADVAWNPDEYLPPDDEWAPPPEDAWAPPSAREAAASASFAPPPAAPLAATPARYATAGEALHTVYGYDAFRGDQAAIVDHVIGGGDAIVLMPTGGGKSVTFQVPALVREGTGLVISPLIALMHDQVDALLANGVRAAYLNSTQDAQERARVEQAYLTGQLDLIYVAPERLSSAATASLLQRGSLSVIAIDEAHCVSQWGHDFRPDYLTLGGLADLFPGVPRMALTATATHETHREIAERLRLDSAAHFVASFDRPNIQYRIEPKVDPRRQLVSFIRSQEAGSAGIVYALSRKTVEQTAEYLRTQGIDALPYHAGLDASIRARNQSRFLREDGVVMVATIAFGMGIDKPDVRFVAHVDLPKSVEGYYQETGRAGRDGEPAVAWMAYGLGDVVQQRRLIDKSPGDRSYKMRLGQHLDAMLALCETVGCRRQNLLAYFGEASAPCGNCDTCLTPPETWDGLVPAQKLLSTIVRLQRERGQSFGAGHLIDILRGSRTDRMTQQGHDRLSTFGLGADLSEQDWRSVIRQLLARGILVAQGEYGTLGLSDASAAVLRGEAPVPLRRDVLGRGGGGGSTRTRRSSSAADTLDAADQGLFEALRTWRAGQAKEQGVPAYIVFGDATLRALAQAKPGSLAELDGVTGIGAKKREAYGDAVLAVIAAA, encoded by the coding sequence GTGACTACAGCGACTCCGGCCGACCCCTACGCCGACGTCGCGTGGAACCCTGACGAGTACCTGCCGCCCGACGACGAATGGGCGCCACCGCCGGAGGACGCCTGGGCACCACCGTCGGCCCGTGAGGCAGCGGCATCCGCTTCGTTCGCCCCTCCGCCCGCGGCACCGCTCGCCGCCACGCCCGCCCGCTACGCGACCGCCGGCGAGGCGCTGCACACGGTCTACGGATACGACGCGTTCCGCGGCGACCAGGCCGCGATCGTCGACCATGTCATCGGCGGCGGCGACGCGATCGTCCTGATGCCCACCGGCGGCGGCAAGAGTGTGACGTTCCAGGTGCCCGCGCTCGTGCGCGAGGGCACCGGGCTGGTCATCAGCCCGCTGATCGCGCTGATGCACGACCAGGTCGATGCGCTCCTCGCCAACGGCGTGCGCGCGGCGTACCTCAACTCGACGCAGGATGCGCAGGAGCGCGCCCGCGTCGAGCAGGCCTACCTGACCGGCCAGCTCGACCTCATCTACGTCGCCCCCGAGCGGCTCTCCTCCGCCGCGACCGCGTCGCTGCTGCAGCGCGGCTCACTCAGCGTCATCGCCATCGACGAGGCGCACTGCGTCTCGCAGTGGGGCCACGACTTCCGGCCCGACTACCTCACCCTCGGCGGGCTCGCCGATCTGTTCCCCGGCGTCCCGCGCATGGCCCTCACGGCGACGGCGACGCATGAGACGCACCGTGAGATCGCGGAACGCCTGCGCCTCGACTCGGCCGCGCACTTCGTGGCGAGCTTCGACCGCCCGAACATCCAGTACCGCATCGAGCCGAAGGTCGATCCGCGACGCCAGCTCGTGTCCTTCATCCGCTCGCAGGAGGCCGGATCCGCGGGCATCGTCTACGCGCTCAGCCGCAAGACCGTGGAGCAGACCGCCGAGTATCTGCGGACGCAGGGCATCGACGCGCTGCCGTACCACGCAGGACTCGACGCCTCCATCCGGGCCCGCAACCAGTCGCGGTTCCTGCGCGAGGACGGCGTCGTCATGGTCGCCACGATCGCGTTCGGCATGGGCATCGACAAGCCCGACGTCCGGTTCGTGGCGCACGTCGATCTGCCCAAGTCGGTCGAGGGCTACTACCAGGAGACCGGCCGCGCCGGCCGCGACGGCGAGCCCGCCGTGGCCTGGATGGCGTACGGCCTCGGCGACGTCGTGCAGCAGCGCCGACTGATCGACAAGAGCCCCGGCGACCGGTCGTACAAGATGCGCCTCGGCCAGCACCTCGACGCGATGCTCGCCCTGTGCGAGACGGTCGGATGCCGCCGCCAGAACCTGCTCGCCTACTTCGGCGAGGCATCCGCCCCGTGCGGCAACTGCGACACGTGTCTGACGCCGCCCGAGACCTGGGACGGACTCGTGCCGGCGCAGAAGCTGCTGTCCACGATCGTGCGCCTGCAGCGTGAGCGCGGCCAGTCGTTCGGCGCCGGGCACCTCATCGACATCCTCCGCGGCAGCCGCACCGACCGGATGACCCAGCAGGGTCACGACCGGCTGTCCACCTTCGGGCTCGGTGCCGACCTGTCCGAGCAGGACTGGCGCAGCGTCATCCGGCAGCTCCTGGCCCGCGGCATCCTTGTGGCACAGGGCGAGTACGGCACGCTCGGTCTCAGCGACGCCAGCGCCGCCGTGCTGCGCGGCGAGGCCCCCGTCCCGCTGCGGCGGGACGTGCTCGGTCGCGGCGGCGGGGGCGGTTCCACGCGCACGCGGCGGTCGTCGTCGGCCGCGGACACGCTGGATGCCGCAGATCAGGGTCTGTTCGAAGCGCTCCGCACGTGGCGCGCAGGGCAGGCGAAGGAGCAGGGCGTTCCCGCGTACATCGTGTTCGGCGATGCCACGCTGCGCGCGCTCGCTCAGGCCAAGCCCGGCTCGCTCGCGGAGCTCGACGGGGTCACCGGCATCGGCGCCAAGAAGCGCGAGGCCTACGGCGACGCCGTGCTCGCGGTCATCGCCGCCGCCTGA
- a CDS encoding DUF1684 domain-containing protein: protein MTSDVATPVDAIAEWTDWNESRRASVTGPLGSLSLVLTQWSGSGVPPVDDSEARSGHPEDAVLTRLTRTDIDTGEPQHGYRIWRADAPARAAFEEIESYDYDPDLVVEGHFELVDEERVVPFEHLKDAGGTREHIVSGDLVFTWEGREYRLAALDTTDGERALLQLVFGDPTNGSETYGAGRFLFLERPATEAIGEGQPVVIDFNRAIVPPCGFSNQMNCPLPPLQNRLGFPVRAGEKRVRYAEGFTL from the coding sequence ATGACGAGTGACGTTGCAACACCTGTGGATGCGATCGCGGAGTGGACCGACTGGAACGAGAGCCGTCGTGCCTCCGTGACGGGGCCGCTCGGCTCACTGTCGCTGGTGCTGACGCAGTGGTCGGGGTCCGGAGTCCCGCCGGTCGACGACAGCGAGGCGCGCAGCGGCCACCCCGAGGACGCCGTCCTGACCCGGCTGACCCGCACTGACATCGACACGGGCGAGCCGCAGCACGGCTACCGGATCTGGCGAGCGGATGCCCCGGCCCGGGCCGCGTTCGAAGAGATCGAGTCGTACGACTACGACCCCGACCTCGTCGTCGAGGGGCATTTCGAGCTGGTGGACGAGGAGCGCGTCGTGCCCTTCGAACATCTGAAGGATGCCGGCGGCACGCGCGAGCACATCGTCTCCGGCGACCTCGTCTTCACGTGGGAGGGCCGGGAGTACCGCCTCGCTGCGCTCGACACGACCGACGGCGAGCGGGCGCTGCTGCAGCTCGTCTTCGGCGATCCGACCAACGGCTCCGAGACCTACGGCGCCGGACGGTTCCTGTTCCTCGAGCGGCCCGCCACGGAGGCCATCGGCGAGGGTCAGCCCGTCGTCATCGACTTCAACCGCGCGATCGTCCCGCCGTGCGGGTTCTCCAACCAGATGAACTGCCCCCTCCCGCCGCTTCAGAACCGCCTCGGCTTCCCCGTGCGTGCCGGCGAGAAGCGGGTCCGGTACGCCGAGGGCTTCACCCTCTAG
- a CDS encoding pirin family protein — MSRFDVDAEAIAEATAPCDGPRALLLESRAVPLGGVRGMEVHRALPQRDLPMVGAWCFLDRFGPQVTRMRVEPHPHIGLQTVTWPFVGEVRHRDTVGSDVVVRRGALNLMTSGAGIAHSEYSVGEEAAALDALQLWVALPESRRHGAPAFERHESLPTLALDPVRGEPGTATVVMGELGDVHSPATAYTPIVGAEVHVPAGSRVRIPLRADWEYALAGVDGVVVIETVASVDAAHLLYLGTGRTTIELESSDGATVFLLGGEPFEDEIVMWWNFVARSHEEIVEARDAWEAGSARFGRVVGHGDERIPAPPLPHVRLTRRRRRV; from the coding sequence ATGAGCCGCTTCGACGTGGACGCCGAGGCCATCGCCGAGGCGACCGCGCCCTGCGACGGCCCACGGGCGCTGCTGCTGGAATCGCGTGCGGTGCCGCTGGGCGGCGTACGCGGCATGGAGGTGCATCGCGCGCTGCCGCAGCGCGACCTGCCGATGGTCGGGGCGTGGTGCTTCCTGGACCGCTTCGGCCCGCAGGTCACCCGCATGCGCGTCGAACCGCACCCGCACATCGGGTTGCAGACCGTGACCTGGCCGTTCGTCGGCGAGGTTCGGCACCGCGACACGGTCGGCAGCGACGTGGTGGTGCGACGGGGCGCTCTCAACCTGATGACCAGCGGAGCCGGGATCGCGCACTCCGAGTACTCGGTCGGGGAAGAGGCCGCCGCCCTGGACGCGCTCCAGCTCTGGGTCGCCCTCCCCGAATCCCGCCGCCACGGCGCGCCCGCGTTCGAGCGGCACGAGTCGCTGCCGACCCTCGCGCTCGACCCGGTGCGCGGCGAACCCGGCACCGCGACGGTCGTGATGGGCGAGCTCGGCGACGTGCACTCGCCCGCGACGGCGTACACGCCGATCGTCGGGGCTGAGGTGCACGTGCCCGCCGGCTCGCGCGTGCGCATCCCGCTGCGCGCGGACTGGGAGTATGCGCTCGCAGGGGTGGACGGCGTGGTCGTCATCGAGACGGTCGCATCCGTCGATGCGGCGCACCTGCTCTACCTCGGCACCGGACGCACCACGATCGAGCTCGAGAGCAGCGACGGCGCCACGGTGTTCCTGCTCGGCGGCGAGCCGTTCGAGGACGAGATCGTGATGTGGTGGAACTTCGTCGCACGCTCGCACGAGGAGATCGTCGAGGCGCGCGACGCCTGGGAGGCCGGCTCAGCCCGATTCGGGCGCGTGGTCGGCCACGGCGACGAGCGTATCCCCGCCCCGCCCCTGCCGCACGTACGCCTGACGCGTCGCCGCCGCCGCGTCTGA
- a CDS encoding DEAD/DEAH box helicase — protein MPDALLDLVPRGSDPDAVYEGFVQWASGRGLTLYPAQDEAIIELVSGANVILSTPTGTGKSLVAVAAHLACLARGGKTYYTAPIKALVSEKFFALVEIFGAANVGMVTGDSSVNPDASIICCTAEILANQALRHGADTDADQVVMDEFHYYGDPDRGWAWQVPLLLLPRAQFVLMSATLGDVTEIADDLVRRTGRPTARITGVERPVPLHFSYARTQIHETVEELLETGQAPVYVVHFSQAAAMERAQALSSVKVVTRAQRDEIAEAIGGFRFTTTFGRTLSRYVRAGIGVHHAGMLPRYRRLVETLAQRGLLRVICGTDTLGVGINVPIRTVLITALSKYDGQRMRQLSAREFHQIAGRAGRAGYDTAGTVVVMAPEHEIENTAAVAKAGDDPKKLRKVVRKKAPAGFVNWGEASFERLVAAEPEPLTPHLQLTAAMMINVIARGGDVFANIRSLVFDNHEPRPRKYELARRALAIFRTLVAADVVEVGPDGGIRLTVDLQPNFALNQPLSPFALAAIELLDPEESRSVASAPPAGSQPSIGTGHYALDVVSIIEATLDDPRPVLSQQQFMARGEAVAAMKRDGIEYDQRMELLEDVTYPKPLAELLEQSFEVFASSQPWVRDFALSPKSVVRDMFERALSFAEFTSMYQLARSEGLVLRYLSDAYRAIRQTVPAEAQTEDLLDLIAWLGELVRQVDSSLVDEWESLINPVDDPTAPVVPPAPPSVLTNRRAFVVLVRNELFRRVQLAARQRDDELAELDPDVDWPAILDTYYDEHDELLTGGPARSPALVSIDESEPGIWRVEQTLDDPDHNHDWRIRAEVDLAASEEEGTAVVRVTEVLRL, from the coding sequence ATGCCCGACGCTCTCCTCGACCTCGTGCCGCGCGGGTCCGACCCCGATGCGGTCTACGAGGGGTTCGTCCAGTGGGCCTCCGGGCGCGGCCTGACGCTGTATCCCGCGCAGGACGAGGCGATCATCGAGCTGGTCTCGGGTGCGAACGTCATCCTTTCCACCCCGACCGGCACCGGCAAGTCGCTGGTCGCCGTCGCCGCGCACCTGGCGTGCCTCGCCCGCGGCGGGAAGACCTATTACACGGCACCGATCAAGGCGCTCGTGAGCGAGAAGTTCTTCGCGCTGGTCGAGATCTTCGGAGCGGCGAACGTGGGGATGGTCACCGGCGACTCGTCGGTGAACCCGGATGCCTCGATCATCTGCTGCACCGCCGAGATCCTCGCGAACCAGGCCCTGCGCCACGGCGCCGACACCGACGCCGACCAGGTCGTGATGGACGAGTTCCACTACTACGGCGACCCCGACCGGGGGTGGGCCTGGCAGGTGCCCCTGCTGCTCCTGCCCCGCGCGCAGTTCGTGCTGATGTCGGCGACGCTCGGCGACGTCACCGAGATCGCCGACGACCTCGTGCGGCGCACCGGGCGGCCGACCGCCCGCATCACAGGAGTCGAGCGTCCCGTGCCGCTGCACTTCTCCTACGCCCGCACCCAGATCCACGAGACCGTCGAGGAGCTGCTGGAGACCGGGCAGGCGCCCGTCTACGTCGTGCACTTCTCGCAGGCCGCGGCCATGGAGCGCGCGCAGGCGCTCTCGTCCGTCAAGGTCGTCACCCGCGCGCAGCGGGACGAGATCGCCGAGGCGATCGGCGGCTTCCGCTTCACCACCACGTTCGGTCGCACCCTCTCCCGGTACGTGCGCGCCGGTATCGGCGTGCACCACGCGGGCATGCTGCCGCGCTACCGACGATTGGTCGAGACGCTCGCACAGCGGGGGTTGCTCCGGGTCATCTGCGGCACCGACACGCTCGGCGTAGGCATCAACGTCCCGATCCGCACCGTGCTGATCACGGCGCTCTCGAAATACGACGGACAGCGGATGCGGCAGCTCAGCGCCCGCGAGTTCCACCAGATCGCGGGGCGTGCGGGACGAGCGGGGTACGACACCGCCGGCACCGTGGTCGTGATGGCGCCCGAGCACGAGATCGAGAACACCGCCGCGGTGGCCAAGGCCGGGGACGACCCGAAGAAGCTGCGCAAGGTCGTGCGCAAGAAGGCTCCGGCCGGCTTCGTCAACTGGGGCGAGGCGTCGTTCGAACGCCTCGTCGCGGCCGAGCCCGAGCCGCTCACGCCGCACCTGCAGCTCACCGCCGCGATGATGATCAACGTCATCGCCCGGGGTGGCGACGTCTTCGCGAACATCCGGTCGCTCGTCTTCGACAACCACGAGCCCCGGCCCCGCAAGTACGAGCTGGCGCGCCGCGCGCTCGCGATCTTCCGCACGCTCGTCGCGGCCGACGTCGTCGAGGTCGGCCCGGATGGCGGCATCCGTCTCACCGTCGATCTGCAGCCGAACTTCGCCCTCAACCAGCCGCTGTCGCCCTTCGCGCTCGCCGCGATCGAGCTGCTGGATCCGGAGGAGTCGCGGTCCGTGGCATCCGCCCCTCCCGCCGGATCGCAGCCGAGCATCGGCACCGGGCACTACGCGCTCGACGTCGTCAGCATCATCGAGGCGACGCTGGACGACCCGCGGCCGGTGCTGTCGCAGCAGCAGTTCATGGCGCGCGGCGAGGCGGTCGCCGCGATGAAGCGCGACGGCATCGAGTACGACCAGCGCATGGAGCTGCTCGAGGATGTCACCTACCCGAAGCCTCTCGCCGAGCTGCTCGAGCAGTCGTTCGAGGTGTTCGCCTCGAGCCAGCCGTGGGTGCGCGACTTCGCGCTGTCGCCGAAGTCGGTGGTGCGCGACATGTTCGAGCGGGCGCTGTCGTTCGCCGAGTTCACCTCGATGTACCAGCTCGCCCGCAGCGAGGGCCTGGTGCTGCGCTACCTCAGCGACGCGTATCGGGCGATCCGTCAGACGGTTCCGGCAGAGGCGCAGACCGAGGACCTGCTCGACCTGATCGCGTGGCTCGGTGAGCTGGTGCGACAGGTCGACTCGAGCCTGGTCGACGAGTGGGAGAGCCTGATCAACCCGGTCGACGACCCGACCGCGCCCGTCGTGCCGCCCGCACCGCCGTCGGTGCTGACCAACCGCCGCGCGTTCGTGGTGCTCGTGCGCAACGAGCTGTTCCGTCGCGTGCAGCTCGCGGCGCGGCAGCGCGACGACGAACTGGCCGAGCTGGATCCCGACGTCGACTGGCCGGCCATCCTGGACACGTACTACGACGAGCACGACGAGCTGCTCACCGGTGGCCCCGCGCGTTCCCCCGCGCTGGTGAGCATCGACGAGTCGGAGCCCGGCATCTGGCGCGTCGAGCAGACCCTCGACGACCCCGACCACAACCACGACTGGCGCATCCGGGCGGAGGTCGACCTCGCGGCATCCGAAGAGGAAGGCACCGCGGTGGTGCGCGTCACCGAAGTGCTGCGGCTGTAG
- a CDS encoding TetR/AcrR family transcriptional regulator, producing the protein MTTTVQRGAARSTRADQTRAGIVAAARDAFVTHGYRATSLRDVAAVAGISHPGLLRHFATKDELLAAVVADIEEQNENLLLQRVEADEPGTLDYTEVARHNAEIPGYLALFSALNGEASASLHPAHDRMRERYTRLIELSSASIEEAIIHNVVDVDRDPHGEAVRLAAAWDGLQLLEQYLPERVSVIDALERQQEFLSLPVGWRDPGEAAPRTDPAPVPGFPALGGPAEPEVGYRPGRERRARIIADATALFAAEGYADTSLRDIAAKVGVSKSTLLHHYPSKEELLSAVLRERDQRIDQQPLPVGRARAAEELRQIPAGAARSAATTPGLIEVYAVLSCEALPADHPAHAYFEDRFTRVIDYFAELLRLAQADGDLPSHRDPEFEAIWLVALWDGLQYQWLYDRDSVDIAAHLTAHLDDVLPRTEASED; encoded by the coding sequence ATGACGACAACCGTGCAACGGGGCGCAGCACGCAGCACTCGCGCCGATCAGACGCGCGCCGGCATCGTCGCCGCAGCGCGAGACGCCTTCGTCACCCACGGATATCGCGCGACTTCGCTCCGCGATGTCGCCGCGGTCGCGGGCATCAGCCATCCCGGCCTTCTGCGTCACTTCGCCACCAAGGACGAGCTGCTGGCCGCCGTGGTGGCCGACATCGAGGAACAGAACGAGAACCTGCTCCTCCAGCGGGTGGAAGCGGATGAGCCGGGCACTCTCGACTACACCGAAGTGGCTCGCCACAACGCCGAGATCCCCGGCTACCTGGCACTCTTCTCGGCACTCAACGGCGAAGCATCCGCCTCGCTCCATCCGGCCCACGACCGCATGCGCGAGCGGTACACGCGTCTGATCGAACTGTCGTCCGCCTCGATCGAAGAGGCCATCATCCACAACGTGGTCGATGTCGACCGCGATCCGCACGGCGAAGCGGTGCGACTCGCCGCCGCCTGGGACGGCCTGCAACTGCTGGAGCAGTACCTGCCCGAACGGGTCAGTGTCATCGATGCGCTCGAACGGCAGCAGGAGTTCTTGAGCCTGCCCGTGGGCTGGCGCGACCCCGGCGAAGCCGCGCCCCGTACCGACCCGGCGCCCGTCCCGGGGTTCCCGGCGCTCGGCGGTCCCGCGGAGCCCGAGGTCGGCTACCGCCCGGGCCGCGAGCGCCGGGCGCGCATCATCGCCGACGCGACGGCGCTGTTCGCGGCGGAGGGCTACGCCGACACGAGTCTGCGCGACATCGCTGCGAAAGTGGGGGTGTCCAAGTCGACGCTGCTGCACCACTACCCGTCGAAGGAGGAGCTGCTCAGCGCCGTGCTGCGCGAGCGCGACCAACGGATCGACCAGCAGCCGTTGCCCGTCGGTCGCGCACGCGCCGCCGAGGAGCTGCGCCAGATCCCGGCCGGCGCCGCCCGGAGTGCCGCCACCACCCCGGGCCTGATCGAGGTGTACGCCGTGCTGTCGTGCGAGGCGCTGCCCGCCGACCACCCCGCGCATGCCTACTTCGAGGACCGCTTCACGCGCGTCATCGACTACTTCGCCGAGCTGCTGCGCCTGGCGCAGGCCGACGGCGATCTCCCCTCGCACCGCGACCCCGAGTTCGAGGCGATCTGGCTCGTCGCCCTGTGGGACGGCCTGCAGTACCAGTGGCTCTACGACCGCGACAGCGTCGACATCGCCGCGCACCTCACGGCCCACCTCGACGACGTCCTGCCTCGGACCGAGGCATCCGAGGACTGA
- a CDS encoding GNAT family N-acetyltransferase → MTDISDVLTVTRNDEAGRYEIHVGEVLGGFTEFVPDARGRLVFPHTEVDPAFKGKGLASVLVSQAMTDVASRGETVVPQCPFVVRYLRENDVPGLTIDWPSGGGGV, encoded by the coding sequence GTGACCGATATCAGCGACGTGCTCACCGTGACCCGCAATGACGAGGCCGGACGCTACGAGATCCACGTGGGCGAGGTGCTCGGCGGATTCACCGAGTTCGTGCCCGACGCGCGCGGCCGACTCGTCTTCCCGCACACCGAGGTCGATCCTGCGTTCAAAGGCAAGGGGCTGGCCTCCGTCCTGGTCTCGCAGGCGATGACGGATGTCGCATCTCGCGGCGAGACCGTCGTTCCGCAGTGCCCGTTCGTGGTCCGCTACCTGCGTGAGAACGACGTTCCGGGCCTCACCATCGACTGGCCGTCGGGAGGCGGCGGGGTATGA